The Lacerta agilis isolate rLacAgi1 chromosome 16, rLacAgi1.pri, whole genome shotgun sequence genomic sequence GAAGGGCTGCGGAAGGAATGAGATGAAAGTCTGTAGCCCTGTGCAGGGAGAATTATTTGCAAGTGGAAGGGCTCTGGGCAGAGAATGAACCGAGACTTCCCTTTTACTCGCCAGAAAGGGCACATGCGCTTTTCGAGTCAACCCAAATCcacaaagcaccccccccccccaatgcacctAGGCACCTGGAGACAGCAATCTAGGCGCGGCGATGCAATTGATACTTAAAAAAGGCACCGTCACTACAGCTTGTCACTATAATAAATCTAACGGTCCAAATGTAACGTGTGCCAACATTTAAGAGAGCATAAAGCTCAGGTGAGACGACCCAGCCAGCAActctctctgcaaaaaaaaacagcttGGCAATGCCACCcgcctcccctttctctctcgaGCCGAGCTCTGCAGTCTTGGTGCGTTGCCAAGCAGAGCCAAGAGCCACGCCCCGCTCTCGCTGAAAGTGCGCCTGTCATTTGCTGTCAGGTGGGGGGCGGGCGCTCGCTTTAATTCCCGCATCCAATCGGATCAGCGGTGCGCGCACCGGGAGCCGCGCAGAGTGGAGGTGGGACCGGAGGCTCTTCACGGCCGGCCTCCGCGTCTGCCTCGTGGCCACACCAGGCAGGCACCGTCGACTGAGACGCTCTCCGAATGGGCACGAGCGCTGCGGGGACGCAGCAAGCCAACGCGCTCACTCGCGCGGCCGCGGAAGGGAATTTGGCACAAGCGCGCAGGCTGCTGGATGCAGGAGCGGACCCCAATGGCCTGAACTGCTTTGGCAGGAGTGCGATCCAGGTAGTGGTCGCGGCGGAACGGGCTGCCTGTCTGAcaatgaaaggggggaaaagcgCTCAAACCACGGCTTTCCGTCTTAAGTGCGGGCACGCATCTGGTGCGCAAAGCGGGCTTGGAAACGTTGCAATGGAACCCCGGGGGATGCGTCGGGAAAGGGCACCAGGGGTaataggagagggagagaatgggggaggggggatctgtGAGCTTACCTCTGCTGCTGTAAACAAAGATTTTGGAACACAGGAAAAATAAACTTTCCTCGCCGTCAAGGGGACAGATTTAGGAAATTACccataaaagattttttttctttcgcACGATTTTTCTCCGTCTGCAACAGCAGGgtttgcgcgcgcgcgcgcacacacacacacacacacacacaaaagcacattcCTATAACGTTTCTAAGTAGCATAGCTCTCTGCTAAGCACCTTCTGAGATATATTTCCGCTTCAAATGATTCCTTCCTTTCAAAGTTATATCTGGTTTCGCTTCTGACGAGAGATATCCTCTCCTCCTCAAAGAACCCCCATATTAAATAGCAATTATTATCTTCTATTAAGGAGTCGTTTGGGACGTGCGCTTTCTCTAACTTACATTGGTCTTCAGCAAGTTGCTTTGCGGGGAGGGCACGTGCCGGGAAATAAATAGAATTTCTTAATTGCCGGCGTGAATGGAGCGCGAAACTCCGGTCGCAAACGTGAGGCCGCTCTAGTGAGGCGATCGCGCCTTTAAGCAATTCGGGTTGCCTCGCAGCCGTCCCGACGGACCTCCATTTTAATCTGCATTATTCTATCTACATCTCAGCAAAATGTTCTTGCCCACCTCCCAAAATGGCTGGCTTCTCTGTGGATGGCGACTGTTAGAAACACCCAGGAATTTGGGTGAAAGAAACCTATTTTTGCAAAGCTGATTTCTGTATTAATTTGTTGGAGGAGGAACAGAcacttttacaaaaataaaattaaagggtGGGGAGCCTCTGAGGCGTAAGATTGCCCGCGAGCTTTAAGCACTGGAGAAAAGAATATATTCTATTTCCTTTATAATAACGATAAAAAACCGGAAATGCTCCTAAGAAACATTATAAccagaaaggggaagggggtgTCGAGTTCTCGATCAACGCTTTGTGCAGAAAAGCTGattcttaaggctgcaatccttaagaCCCTACTGAATTCGGTagcacttgcttctgagtagacatggataagTATACGCTATGAACGAGCCTTTTCttgattctgttttgtttttggtttttttggggtttttttaagacaCCTTTAACAACGCGAGTCCGTAGCTGGGGTCAGCCCTATTGAATTTAATGGTACTTACTCGTGAGTAGACAGTGCAGGCCAAATTCTATGGTAAGCCTGAAGGAACTTAAGTATTTCTGAGAAGATATGGCTAGGCTTGGGCAGGGCAGCAAATTATTtaccgatttatttatttagtttgctCCTAACGTTTCTTGGAATTACATAGCTACCGGCGTTGCCAAATGCACCCCACAACTGTTTCCTTCTTTCAAATCTGATAATAGTTCGACGCTATAGTCCCACCAGCATGTGTCTCAGTATGGAGAAAGAGTGTCCCTCTGTGGTACAGCACAATATTTGCGTGGCGGGGTGGACTGTCCTGGAGAGACCCCTGCCTCAATTCCTGGAGACCCTTTGCTCTAgtccagggacgtccaactccaaATAGACTGCAATCtgctcacagtataaaaaacctTTATAATAAAAAAGCTGAGTGATATTGCATAGGAGTACCAGAAACTGTCTCATTGGAAACAAGAACTATTTACATTAAATAAGAAACCTAAACTGTTTTCAGGCTTGGATTTGCCACATATACAGCATGTGTGACAAGAGAAATGAAAACAGCTTCCGGCACTCAATACCACAaagtagcatgggggggggggacctccttccagtagcaccttagagaccaactaagtttgttattggtatgagctttcgtgtgaatgcacacttcttcagatacaaagtaACATGGTTTACCACGTTAGAGTAAAGCGAAGGGTGAAGGAGgaaataaggaggaggaggaaataaggaGGGGTGGagaaaagagggaaaagaaaagcctgacagtggaccaaagttgttgagctttgtttaggaaGCCCAATTTGCTTCCTGAGGGGCCAAAGATCtaccaggatctaccaggaacacctcGAGATCTACCGGtgttgcgagaagcaaagctacagggaaccaggcagagggccttctcggtagtggcgcctgccctgtggaacgccctcccgtcagaggtcaaggagataaacctgacattcagaaaatacctttaacctgtgatattttaacgtACTTTaagatttgttggaagccgcccagagtggctggggagacccagcaggatgggaggggtacaaacgaattattattattattattattattattattattattattattattattattattattattattattattattattattattattattgaaaggctTAGCTAGATGGCCCAGAGGTTTGACGGAGGATGGGCCAGCGCCGAGGCACGTTCCCAGCAGTGAGTAAGACCCTCCGTTTCCTTCTCAAAACAGCAACCCTTACGAGGCAAACTGCTCCCCCGCTCCTCATCACAATCCATCTGAATTCAATTGTGGTTTTCAGTTCGATTCCTTTGCGGATGATGGTGAATTAACATAAATAAATGTATCTCTCTTCGGGATTTCTGCTCAATCTAAGGTTGAGATTCTCGCGTTAATAAAGTCCCACTAACTGAGACCACTCTTAAGTCAATTATTTCGTAttatagcttttttttaaaaaacgttttacCTATTTAGAAGTACAGTACGGGGAAAGGGTTGGCAGTATTTGAGCGTTCTTAAGCCTCCTCAACTCCGACGGCAGTCGAATCGCCCATTGAGATTTCTCCGATTGACTCAAAGGAGAGACAGCGGTGGATGGTGTTGTTTCTTGATTTCAGTTTGATTATCCAGTTAGTACAAGTGAGATACTAAAATTACTACCGTAAGAGACATGCGGTGCTTTCAGAATTATGAAATGGAAGCGGGCAATTGCTCTTAGAGGCAGGATCCCGCTAAGGTCCTGACCCTGTCCACTTAGAAGTAAGACTCGCTAGGTCTCCGCTCCATCCTCCCCAAAATAACTATGCCAAAAGATTAGTGAaatttaaggttgcaatcctgtccTTAcagacctgggagtaagtcccactgaatttaataggattctgagtagacctggttaGGATCCTGCTGTAAATCTCATTGAACTAGTatacacttgcctgggagtaaacccctTTCTGCTTAATTTGGAGagtggagggttgttgttgttgttgttgttataccactcttcatccgtagatctcagggcagttcacaacataaaattgcaatattaaaaacctccaagtacacaataaaaataagaacaaaaacaaaccaataatccccacTCCCACAATTTACATTTACACCCCAACTTTCGTCAAAGGACCTCAAGGGTGGCATACATCTCCTCCctacaacaagcctgtgaggtaggttaggtggagagtgagtgactggccgaAGGTCCCCCAgtgacacacacacgcacactgtTTTTATTAAATGATTTACAAATCAGTCATATTCATATTGAGACATTCCTGTTACAAGCAATATGGGCTTGAGGGAAAACCAaagaggtggggaaggaaaagggaaggaaTTAAAATTTCATTCTTGTACATAGTATATCAGGAAAGCTTTTGTGTCGTCATCATCACATAAACGTGTACTTTATGTTGGcggtggaggcggggggggggggaacacacaccgGAGGTTGCCATGTGTTTTGTTTGGTGTTGGGGTTGCCTTTATGGGGATTTAAGCCctccttaaccactacaccacactgcctctcttgcACTGTAGCATTCCACTGTCAATCTGCATCCAACCCCAAGGGCTGAATTCTTCTTTCACTCCCTCTGTGGCGCTCGATGAGCTCTCTTCCACCTATTtagtactgtattattattatctcctgCTATTATTTTGATGCCAAGTCTGGATCCACCCCTTAAGGAGATGAACTCGGAGTAGCTCACAGCTGCCCCACGGTCGTgggagtatagaatcatagaatcctagcgttggaagagaccaccagggccatccagtccaaccccctgccaagcaggaaacaccatcaaagcattcctgacagatggctgtcaagcctccgcttcaagacctccaaagaaggagactccaccacactccttggcagcaaatcccactgtccaacagctctcactgtcaggaagctcttcctaatgtttaggtggaatcttctttcttgtagtttgaatccattgccccatgtccgcttctctggagcagcagaaaacaacctttctccctcctctatatgacatccttttatatatttgaacatggctatcatatcaccccttaacctcctcttctccaggctaaacatacccagctccctaagccgttcctcataaggcatcgtttccaggccttggaccattttggttgccctcctctggacacgttccagcttgtcagtatccttctggaactgtggtgcccagaactggacacagtattccaggtgaggtctgaccagagcggaatacagtggtactattacttcccttgatctggatgctatactcctattgatgcagcccagaattgcattggcttttttagctgctgcatcacactgttgactcatgtcaagtttgtggtctaccaagactcctagatccttttcacatgtactgctctcaagccaggtgtcaactatcctgtatttgtgcctttcattttttttgcctgagtgtagtactttacatttctccctgttaaaattcatcttgtttgctttggcccagttctctaatctgttaaggtcattttgaagtgtgagcctgtcctctggggtattagccacccctcccaatttggtgtcatctgcaaacttgatcaggatgccctcaagcctatcatccaagtcattgataaagatgttgaataagactgggcccaagacagaaccctgtggcaccccactagtcacttctctccaggatgaagaggagccattgatgggttcggtcagtcagcctgttacaaatccactgaatggtagcattgtctagcccacattttaccagcttctttacaagaatatcatggggcaccttgtcaaaggccttgctgaactCAAGGGAAATCACGGGGTACCTCCGCTTTAATTCAGATCACAAAAAATGCAATCCTAGGCGGAGCGCGGCGCTAGCGCCTGACTGACGGCGCATctcttctcctttgccttccagGTCATGAGGATGGGGGACCCGCACGTGGCCCAGCTGCTGCTGGAGAGGGGAGCCGATCCCAACGTGCCCGATCCCTCCACCGGCTCCTACCCCGCGCACGACGCGGCCCACCAAGGCTTTCTGGACACGCTGCGCATGCTGTGCTCAGGCGGAGCGCGAGTCGACCTGCCAGACCGCTGGGGGCGCCTCCCGGTGGACGTGGCTGAAGAGAATGGGCACCGCCACGTGGCGCGTTATCTGGCCCGGCTGGAGATCTGGGAAATCTGGAGATAACCCAGCAACGATGCTTATAATTATAATAGCACTTCTCCCTTGCATTATTTTGCACGGGTCTtctttgctatacagtggtacctctggttaagaacttaattcgttccggaggtccgtacgttcttaacctgaaactgttcttaacctgaggtaccactttagctaatggggcctccctttGCTTCCGCTGCGTGATTTCctttctcaccctgaagcaaagttcttaaaccgagatactatttctgggttagcggactctgtaacctgaagcgtctgtaacccgaggtaccatggTACAAataaagggttttgttttttttgcaataagttgcctccctccctccctccctccct encodes the following:
- the LOC117060773 gene encoding cyclin-dependent kinase 4 inhibitor B-like isoform X2; its protein translation is MGTSAAGTQQANALTRAAAEGNLAQARRLLDAGADPNGLNCFGRSAIQVMRMGDPHVAQLLLERGADPNVPDPSTGSYPAHDAAHQGFLDTLRMLCSGGARVDLPDRWGRLPVDVAEENGHRHVARYLARLEIWEIWR